The following proteins are encoded in a genomic region of Gossypium hirsutum isolate 1008001.06 chromosome D05, Gossypium_hirsutum_v2.1, whole genome shotgun sequence:
- the LOC107903208 gene encoding egg cell-secreted protein 1.1, whose protein sequence is MGSTFRVFFFALLLLSSLLFMAKARPLDLPKTTTSDLLARLKLDEESPDCWSSLIQLQSCTGELIMFFLNGETEIGKSCCLAIRTISHLCWSTMIDALGFTAEESHVIEGYCDHEDDRSPPSIALTDEIGSSNLFNP, encoded by the coding sequence ATGGGTTCCACGTTCAGGGTCTTCTTTTTTGCATTGCTGTTGCTATCGAGCTTGCTTTTCATGGCTAAGGCAAGGCCGTTGGACCTCCCTAAGACAACAACAAGCGATCTGTTGGCTCGATTGAAACTGGATGAGGAATCACCCGACTGCTGGAGCTCATTGATTCAGCTTCAATCATGCACTGGAGAGCTTATTATGTTCTTCCTGAATGGTGAGACCGAAATAGGGAAAAGCTGTTGCCTAGCGATTCGTACTATAAGCCACCTATGCTGGTCGACCATGATCGATGCATTAGGCTTTACTGCTGAAGAGTCCCACGTTATTGAAGGTTACTGCGACCATGAAGATGATCGATCACCGCCATCCATCGCCCTTACTGATGAAATTGGTTCCTCGAACTTATTTAATCCCTAA
- the LOC107906005 gene encoding putative E3 ubiquitin-protein ligase LIN-1 isoform X2 has protein sequence MASSLQNLLKEEGFERGKEISLRNPSSAKPDESVALPIYICHARKSLGKPKHDAEESVTRNGSSVFSSRRVSNSDRSKPKSSTNDGTPRRDEPAIDDVAIRAVISILGGYTGKYIKDESFRGMVKGKCSSCLTRRKTGSDDGVFENMKLGIESIDSLVQNPGNKKELRMKALRNSIELLSIVASLNSKKTRNGSTCGVPNSHLSACAQLYLSIVYKLEKNHRISARHLLQVFCDSAFLARTHLLPDLWEHLFLPHLLHLKVWYHKELELLSNLDYGEKEKRMKVLCKLYNDQMDIGTAKFAMYYKEWLKIGAKAPAVPTVPLPSSPSFRSSRRRSSDSFASRSSINKNLYRTVFGTTTELQSIELDHRIRASMDICHLQAEENECTDEENYNGCNYVHNMTKTRRSSSSQIYRTPRTDLLPETRKSDHFRLFTCQSGPTECLVNGKNVVRHSSMRRKDNVHLPLSDLSRSIATICSSDNLTECEIEVRLLTKAWLESHGGPAIEAAIAKAPVIEGILEVLFASSDDEILELAISILAEFVARSEVNRQIILNSDPHLEIFLRLLRNSSLFLKAAVLLYLIKPKAKQMISTDWVPLVLRVLEFGEQLQTLFTVRCSPQVAAFYVLDQLLTGFNEDRNLENASQVVSLGGLNLLIRNVEMGGVLERNNAAMIIACCIRADGSCRNYVADKINKASLLELIVGNHKDSNGSVIALLTELLCLNRRTQITEFLNDLLNGWGGLNTMHILMVYLQKAQPEERPLVAAILLQLDLLGDPLRYSVYREEAVEAIVEALDCEKCNDRIQEQAARALMMLGGCFSYVGEATTENWLLEQAGFHETLGESFHGKEIVDEILHEEKEAIKNWQRKAAISLLNSGNKKFLAALSNSMANGIPSLARASLLTVTWMSSFLHSVRDKDFQSMACSVLVPRLLESSNYSRAVEETVLASISLQQLINGSEYASIISSLDAT, from the exons ATGGcttcttctttacaaaatttGCTTAAAGAAGAAGGGTTTGAGAGAGGGAAGGAAATCAGTCTTAGAAACCCAAGTAGTGCAAAGCCAGATGAGTCGGTAGCGCTGCCTATATACATCTGCCATGCCCGAAAAAGCTTAGGGAAACCCAAGCACGACGCTGAGGAGTCTGTTACTCGAAATGGGTCCTCAGTGTTTTCATCTAGAAGGGTGTCGAATTCGGATAGATCGAAACCCAAATCATCGACAAACGACGGTACGCCAAGGAGAGATGAGCCTGCAATCGATGACGTTGCCATTAGAGCAGTGATATCCATACTTGGTGGCTACACTGGTAAGTACATTAAAGATGAGAGTTTTCGTGGAATGGTCAAAGGAAAATGCAGCTCCTGCTTAACGAGGAGAAAAACCGGTTCCGATGATGGGGTTTTTGAGAATATGAAACTTGGTATTGAGAGCATTGACAGCTTAGTACAAAATCCGGGGAACAAAAAGGAACTTAGAATGAAAGCTTTGAGGAATTCGATTGAGCTTTTGAGCATTGTTGCTTCCTTGAATTCTAAGAAAACAAGGAATGGTTCAACTTGCGGAGTTCCCAATTCTCATCTCTCGGCATGTGCTCAGCTGTACTTATCTATAGTTTACAAGCTCGAGAAGAATCATAGGATTTCGGCTAGGCATTTGCTTCAAGTTTTTTGTGATTCGGCTTTCCTAGCGAGAACCCACTTGCTTCCTGATCTATGGGAGCATCTTTTCCTTCCCCATCTTCTTCACCTTAAGGTTTGGTACCACAAAGAGCTTGAACTTCTCTCCAACTTGGATTATGGTGAGAAAGAGAAGAGAATGAAAGTTTTGTGCAAGCTCTACAATGATCAAATGGATATAGGGACAGCTAAGTTCGCCATGTACTATAAAGAGTGGCTTAAAATTGGGGCTAAAGCCCCTGCTGTTCCCACAGTGCCTTTGCCATCGAGTCCCAGTTTTAGATCATCAAGAAGGCGATCATCTGATTCTTTTGCTTCGCGTTCTTCAATCAACAAAAACTT GTATCGAACTGTGTTTGGCACGACAACTGAGTTGCAATCCATTGAGCTTGACCATCGAATCAGAGCATCAATGGACATATGTCACCTCCAGGCAGAAGAAAACGAATGCACCGATGAAGAAAACTACAATGGTTGCAATTATGTTCAT AACATGACAAAGACACGTAGAAGTTCATCAAGCCAGATTTATCGAACTCCGAGAACTGACTTATTGCCGGAAACACGTAAATCAGACCATTTTCGGCTGTTTACCTGCCAGAGTGGGCCAACAGAATGCTTGGTAAACGGAAAAAATGTTGTCAGACATAGTTCAATGAGAAGGAAGGACAATGTTCATCTTCCTTTGAGTGATCTAAGTAGATCCATTGCTACTATTTGCTCCTCGGACAATCTAACTGAGTGTGAAATTGAAGTCCGGTTATTGACCAAAGCATGGTTGGAATCACATGGTGGTCCTGCCATTGAAGCTGCAATAGCGAAGGCACCCGTTATCGAGGGAATCCTCGAGGTATTGTTTGCTTCCAGTGATGATGAAATTCTAGAACTAGCAATATCGATTTTAGCAGAATTTGTAGCCAGAAGTGAGGTGAATAGGCAGATAATACTTAACTCAGATCCTCATCTTGAGATCTTCTTAAGACTGTTAAGAAATAGTAGTCTATTTTTAAAAGCAGCTGTGCTGCTTTACTTGATAAAGCCAAAGGCAAAACAGATGATATCAACGGACTGGGTTCCGCTAGTTCTTCGAGTTTTAGAGTTCGGTGAGCAGTTGCAGACTCTATTTACAGTAAGGTGTAGTCCTCAAGTAGCAGCATTTTACGTCCTTGACCAACTATTAACTGGTTTTAATGAAGATAGGAACTTAGAGAATGCAAGTCAAGTGGTTTCTCTTGGAGGATTGAACCTTCTGATAAGAAATGTTGAGATGGGAGGTGTTCTTGAAAGGAACAATGCTGCCATGATCATAGCCTGCTGCATTCGAGCCGATGGGAGTTGTCGGAACTACGTAGCTGATAAAATAAACAAGGCATCTCTACTTGAACTTATTGTTGGGAATCATAAGGATTCTAATGGATCTGTTATTGCCTTACTAACTGAGCTACTCTGCCTAAACAG AAGAACACAGATTACCGAATTCTTGAACGATCTACTCAATGGATGGGGTGGCTTGAATACCATGCACATCTTAATGGTATACCTGCAGAAAGCTCAACCTGAAGAACGCCCCCTGGTTGCAGCCATCTTATTGCAGCTTGACCTTCTG GGAGATCCTTTGAGGTACAGTGTTTACAGAGAAGAAGCAGTTGAGGCCATTGTAGAAGCTTTAGATTGTGAAAAGTGTAATGACAGGATTCAAGAACAAGCCGCCAGAGCTCTTATGATGTTGGGAGGCTGTTTTTCTTACGTGGGAGAGGCAACAACAGAAAACTGGCTTTTGGAACAAGCAGGCTTTCATGAAACCTTGGGGGAATCGTTCCATGGAAAGGAAATAGTTGACGAAATCTTG CATGAAGAGAAGGAAGCAATAAAAAATTGGCAGAGAAAAGCAGCAATCTCTTTGCTAAACAGTGGCAACAAGAAATTCTTGGCCGCTCTTTCAAATTCCATGGCCAATGGCATTCCTAGTTTAGCACGAGCTAGCCTCTTAACAGTTACCTGGATGAGCAGCTTTCTCCATTCAGTTCGAGATAAAGATTTCCAGTCCATGGCATGTTCAGTACTCGTGCCTCGGTTACTTGAATCCTCAAATTACAGTAGAGCAGTTGAGGAAACGGTGCTTGCTTCTATCTCATTGCAGCAGCTCATAAATGGTTCAG AATATGCCTCTATTATTTCCTCGTTGGATGCGACATAG
- the LOC107906003 gene encoding E3 ubiquitin-protein ligase RNF216, whose translation MEDQEVLPDDISVSLVRGVRAEEDEEDFQSCCEDDEVWKDNEEVAKEEEKKELDEFSVKMFFKGISLAETGDSSSGFSGIGVVMERSASSPVIQVQKKLDFYVEESVADYLALMDGLTEAMQNKIRRVYAFTDSALLHDQITCEENLDNPLLMALRERVMEHSRNLEEFVLKLVPSTDLLRPLQLAQVAIGVVSSPAKGDKSLQYCSICFEDKPSLMMITMKCSHRFCSHCMRTHVDGKLQSSKVPIRCPQSQCKYYISTAECRSFLPLASYESLERAQAEANVLHSDGIYCPYPNCSVLLDPRECLSTRASSSSQSDNSCVECPVCQRFICVECGVSWHSSMSCEMYQNLPLEERDAADITLHRLAQNKRWRRCQQCRRMIELAQGCYHMTCWCGHEFCYSCGAEYRDSQQTCQCAFWDEDNSEGLATHSVQESEQWAWETFNSLPMLMDAYSDQERSQLALIQRFLAGGFSLSEHHPYQSPPRCTDSYVDAMKDLRQLPWLERFVSVISDNYYEDYIQ comes from the exons ATGGAGGATCAAGAAGTTTTACCGGATGATATCTCTGTATCCTTAGTTAGGGGAGTTAGGGCCGAAGAAGATGAGGAAGACTTTCAGAGCTGTTGTGAAGATGATGAGGTATGGAAGGACAATGAAGAGGTGGCGaaagaggaagaaaagaaagagcttGATGAATTTTCAGTGAAGATGTTCTTCAAGGGCATCTCTTTAGCTGAAACTGGGGACTCTAGTTCTGGGTTTTCAGGAATTGGGGTGGTCATGGAGAGATCAGCCAGTAGCCCTGTTATTCAAGTGCAGAAAAAGCTTGACTTTTATGTTGAGGAATCTGTGGCTGATTATTTAGCCTTAATGGATGGTTTGACAGAGGCTATGCAGAACAAAATTCGCCGAGTATATGCTTTTACTGATTCCGCATTGCTACATGATCAG ATTACATGTGAGGAGAACCTTGATAATCCACTTTTGATGGCGTTAAGGGAAAGAGTCATGGAACATTCCCGTAATTTGGAAGAGTTTGTCCTGAAACTTGTTCCAAGCACCGATCTTTTGAGGCCATTGCAGCTAGCCCAAGTAGCAATAGGAGTTGTTTCTTCTCCTGCCAAGGGTGATAAATCACTTCAATATTGTTCTATTTGCTTTGAGGACAAGCCATCATTGATGATGATCACCATGAAGTGTTCCCATAGATTCTGTTCCCATTGTATGAGAACTCATGTAGATGGTAAACTGCAGTCGTCCAAAGTTCCAATCAGGTGCCCTCAGTCACAATGCAAATATTACATCTCCACTGCTGAGTGTAGATCATTTCTTCCTCTTGCTTCCTATGAGTCTTTAGAAAGAGCACAAGCAGAAGCAAATGTTCTTCACTCAGATGGAATATACTGTCCTTATCCAAATTGTTCTGTCTTGCTTGATCCTCGTGAATGCTTATCAACTAGGGCAAGTTCATCTAGTCAATCAGACAATAGCTGTGTTGAGTGCCCTGTTTGTCAAAGGTTTATATGCGTGGAATGTGGAGTTTCGTGGCATTCATCAATGAGTTGTGAAATGTATCAGAACCTCCCACTTGAGGAAAGAGATGCTGCAGACATCACCTTGCATCGCTTGGCACAAAACAAGAGGTGGAGACGATGCCAGCAGTGCCGTAGGATGATTGAACTTGCTCAAGGTTGTTATCACATGACATGCTG GTGTGGGCACGAGTTCTGTTATTCTTGTGGTGCCGAGTACAGGGACAGCCAGCAGACCTGTCAATGCGCCTTTTGGGATGAAGACAACTCTGAAGGCTTGGCCACCCATTCTGTCCAAGAATCGGAACAATGGGCTTGGGAGACTTTCAATTCACTCCCTATGCTCATGGATGCATACTCAGACCAAGAAAGATCACAGCTGGCACTAATCCAAAGGTTCCTTGCTGGGGGTTTCAGTCTTAGTGAGCATCATCCATATCAATCACCACCCCGCTGTACGGATTCATATGTGGATGCCATGAAGGACCTCCGTCAGCTTCCTTGGCTCGAGAGATTTGTCTCTGTAATAAGTGACAACTACTACGAAGACTATATCCAATGA
- the LOC107906005 gene encoding putative E3 ubiquitin-protein ligase LIN-1 isoform X1, producing the protein MASSLQNLLKEEGFERGKEISLRNPSSAKPDESVALPIYICHARKSLGKPKHDAEESVTRNGSSVFSSRRVSNSDRSKPKSSTNDGTPRRDEPAIDDVAIRAVISILGGYTGKYIKDESFRGMVKGKCSSCLTRRKTGSDDGVFENMKLGIESIDSLVQNPGNKKELRMKALRNSIELLSIVASLNSKKTRNGSTCGVPNSHLSACAQLYLSIVYKLEKNHRISARHLLQVFCDSAFLARTHLLPDLWEHLFLPHLLHLKVWYHKELELLSNLDYGEKEKRMKVLCKLYNDQMDIGTAKFAMYYKEWLKIGAKAPAVPTVPLPSSPSFRSSRRRSSDSFASRSSINKNLYRTVFGTTTELQSIELDHRIRASMDICHLQAEENECTDEENYNGCNYVHNMTKTRRSSSSQIYRTPRTDLLPETRKSDHFRLFTCQSGPTECLVNGKNVVRHSSMRRKDNVHLPLSDLSRSIATICSSDNLTECEIEVRLLTKAWLESHGGPAIEAAIAKAPVIEGILEVLFASSDDEILELAISILAEFVARSEVNRQIILNSDPHLEIFLRLLRNSSLFLKAAVLLYLIKPKAKQMISTDWVPLVLRVLEFGEQLQTLFTVRCSPQVAAFYVLDQLLTGFNEDRNLENASQVVSLGGLNLLIRNVEMGGVLERNNAAMIIACCIRADGSCRNYVADKINKASLLELIVGNHKDSNGSVIALLTELLCLNRRTQITEFLNDLLNGWGGLNTMHILMVYLQKAQPEERPLVAAILLQLDLLGDPLRYSVYREEAVEAIVEALDCEKCNDRIQEQAARALMMLGGCFSYVGEATTENWLLEQAGFHETLGESFHGKEIVDEILHEEKEAIKNWQRKAAISLLNSGNKKFLAALSNSMANGIPSLARASLLTVTWMSSFLHSVRDKDFQSMACSVLVPRLLESSNYSRAVEETVLASISLQQLINGSGIVNFQTLSKLTPRQLFNSLSSLPLVILNVTQ; encoded by the exons ATGGcttcttctttacaaaatttGCTTAAAGAAGAAGGGTTTGAGAGAGGGAAGGAAATCAGTCTTAGAAACCCAAGTAGTGCAAAGCCAGATGAGTCGGTAGCGCTGCCTATATACATCTGCCATGCCCGAAAAAGCTTAGGGAAACCCAAGCACGACGCTGAGGAGTCTGTTACTCGAAATGGGTCCTCAGTGTTTTCATCTAGAAGGGTGTCGAATTCGGATAGATCGAAACCCAAATCATCGACAAACGACGGTACGCCAAGGAGAGATGAGCCTGCAATCGATGACGTTGCCATTAGAGCAGTGATATCCATACTTGGTGGCTACACTGGTAAGTACATTAAAGATGAGAGTTTTCGTGGAATGGTCAAAGGAAAATGCAGCTCCTGCTTAACGAGGAGAAAAACCGGTTCCGATGATGGGGTTTTTGAGAATATGAAACTTGGTATTGAGAGCATTGACAGCTTAGTACAAAATCCGGGGAACAAAAAGGAACTTAGAATGAAAGCTTTGAGGAATTCGATTGAGCTTTTGAGCATTGTTGCTTCCTTGAATTCTAAGAAAACAAGGAATGGTTCAACTTGCGGAGTTCCCAATTCTCATCTCTCGGCATGTGCTCAGCTGTACTTATCTATAGTTTACAAGCTCGAGAAGAATCATAGGATTTCGGCTAGGCATTTGCTTCAAGTTTTTTGTGATTCGGCTTTCCTAGCGAGAACCCACTTGCTTCCTGATCTATGGGAGCATCTTTTCCTTCCCCATCTTCTTCACCTTAAGGTTTGGTACCACAAAGAGCTTGAACTTCTCTCCAACTTGGATTATGGTGAGAAAGAGAAGAGAATGAAAGTTTTGTGCAAGCTCTACAATGATCAAATGGATATAGGGACAGCTAAGTTCGCCATGTACTATAAAGAGTGGCTTAAAATTGGGGCTAAAGCCCCTGCTGTTCCCACAGTGCCTTTGCCATCGAGTCCCAGTTTTAGATCATCAAGAAGGCGATCATCTGATTCTTTTGCTTCGCGTTCTTCAATCAACAAAAACTT GTATCGAACTGTGTTTGGCACGACAACTGAGTTGCAATCCATTGAGCTTGACCATCGAATCAGAGCATCAATGGACATATGTCACCTCCAGGCAGAAGAAAACGAATGCACCGATGAAGAAAACTACAATGGTTGCAATTATGTTCAT AACATGACAAAGACACGTAGAAGTTCATCAAGCCAGATTTATCGAACTCCGAGAACTGACTTATTGCCGGAAACACGTAAATCAGACCATTTTCGGCTGTTTACCTGCCAGAGTGGGCCAACAGAATGCTTGGTAAACGGAAAAAATGTTGTCAGACATAGTTCAATGAGAAGGAAGGACAATGTTCATCTTCCTTTGAGTGATCTAAGTAGATCCATTGCTACTATTTGCTCCTCGGACAATCTAACTGAGTGTGAAATTGAAGTCCGGTTATTGACCAAAGCATGGTTGGAATCACATGGTGGTCCTGCCATTGAAGCTGCAATAGCGAAGGCACCCGTTATCGAGGGAATCCTCGAGGTATTGTTTGCTTCCAGTGATGATGAAATTCTAGAACTAGCAATATCGATTTTAGCAGAATTTGTAGCCAGAAGTGAGGTGAATAGGCAGATAATACTTAACTCAGATCCTCATCTTGAGATCTTCTTAAGACTGTTAAGAAATAGTAGTCTATTTTTAAAAGCAGCTGTGCTGCTTTACTTGATAAAGCCAAAGGCAAAACAGATGATATCAACGGACTGGGTTCCGCTAGTTCTTCGAGTTTTAGAGTTCGGTGAGCAGTTGCAGACTCTATTTACAGTAAGGTGTAGTCCTCAAGTAGCAGCATTTTACGTCCTTGACCAACTATTAACTGGTTTTAATGAAGATAGGAACTTAGAGAATGCAAGTCAAGTGGTTTCTCTTGGAGGATTGAACCTTCTGATAAGAAATGTTGAGATGGGAGGTGTTCTTGAAAGGAACAATGCTGCCATGATCATAGCCTGCTGCATTCGAGCCGATGGGAGTTGTCGGAACTACGTAGCTGATAAAATAAACAAGGCATCTCTACTTGAACTTATTGTTGGGAATCATAAGGATTCTAATGGATCTGTTATTGCCTTACTAACTGAGCTACTCTGCCTAAACAG AAGAACACAGATTACCGAATTCTTGAACGATCTACTCAATGGATGGGGTGGCTTGAATACCATGCACATCTTAATGGTATACCTGCAGAAAGCTCAACCTGAAGAACGCCCCCTGGTTGCAGCCATCTTATTGCAGCTTGACCTTCTG GGAGATCCTTTGAGGTACAGTGTTTACAGAGAAGAAGCAGTTGAGGCCATTGTAGAAGCTTTAGATTGTGAAAAGTGTAATGACAGGATTCAAGAACAAGCCGCCAGAGCTCTTATGATGTTGGGAGGCTGTTTTTCTTACGTGGGAGAGGCAACAACAGAAAACTGGCTTTTGGAACAAGCAGGCTTTCATGAAACCTTGGGGGAATCGTTCCATGGAAAGGAAATAGTTGACGAAATCTTG CATGAAGAGAAGGAAGCAATAAAAAATTGGCAGAGAAAAGCAGCAATCTCTTTGCTAAACAGTGGCAACAAGAAATTCTTGGCCGCTCTTTCAAATTCCATGGCCAATGGCATTCCTAGTTTAGCACGAGCTAGCCTCTTAACAGTTACCTGGATGAGCAGCTTTCTCCATTCAGTTCGAGATAAAGATTTCCAGTCCATGGCATGTTCAGTACTCGTGCCTCGGTTACTTGAATCCTCAAATTACAGTAGAGCAGTTGAGGAAACGGTGCTTGCTTCTATCTCATTGCAGCAGCTCATAAATGGTTCAGGTATCGTAAACTTTCAGACACTTTCAAAGCTAACCCCTCGGCAGTTATTCAATTCTTTATCTTCCTTGCCTCTTGTTATCCTCAATGTTACACAGTAA
- the LOC107906004 gene encoding O-fucosyltransferase 23: protein MDLSSKSKLSRLIGCQLTSLTYICLALVTMVLFLRAVLLHSFSGYGVIEWNNLDLILSHSLLLNSHDEGIRRDKYLEVPQIVWGLNNQKIAFARACLTARMLNRTLLMPSLSASLFYKEIDRLQPISFDKVFQFDKFNSLCKGFVQLGRYSDLMNQTGIYDLQKGSGRKWTVERDMEHLKQSSRGHVDEHEVIRIVGKNPFLWHDHWPVEDYARVFECLVLVDEISKEADKVVSKIRQIGKKHRSKTEMIQSDFDANTESSSTATAPYIAVHMRVEIDWMIHCKKLEQRSGVNQICSSKQEIIERVGNIVSSESPTVVYLAVADSLLNDSSILSGWKKGLLPFEKKKLGVDGIYKKHPYLIQSAIDYEVCSRADIFVGNSFSTFSSLVVLERTQKMKRMGITRSCDIDVRWPSYAYNILGESNGPQKWMTNMSDSTLQAISYGSNAITC, encoded by the coding sequence ATGGACTTGTCCTCTAAAAGTAAGCTTTCGAGGTTAATCGGCTGCCAGTTGACTTCTCTAACTTACATATGTCTTGCACTGGTCACCATGGTTCTGTTTCTCAGAGCTGTGTTGCTCCATTCATTTTCTGGCTATGGTGTGATTGAATGGAACAACCTGGACTTGATTCTAAGCCACTCTTTGTTGTTAAACTCCCATGATGAAGGGATTCGTAGGGACAAGTATTTGGAGGTTCCTCAAATTGTTTGGGGACTAAATAACCAGAAGATAGCATTTGCAAGAGCTTGTTTGACTGCTAGAATGCTGAACCGAACTCTTTTGATGCCTAGCTTAAGTGCTTCACTTTTCTATAAGGAAATTGACCGCTTGCAGCCTATTTCCTTCGATAAAGTCTTCCAATTCGATAAGTTCAATTCACTTTGTAAGGGGTTCGTGCAATTGGGTCGTTACTCGGATCTTATGAATCAGACTGGAATATATGATCTCCAAAAGGGGAGTGGAAGAAAGTGGACAGTTGAGAGAGACATGGAGCACTTGAAGCAAAGCAGCAGGGGTCATGTTGATGAGCATGAAGTGATTAGAATTGTAGGAAAGAATCCATTTCTTTGGCATGATCATTGGCCTGTCGAGGACTATGCAAGGGTCTTTGAGTGCTTAGTTTTGGTTGATGAGATATCGAAGGAAGCAGATAAAGTTGTGTCCAAGATTAGGCAGATAGGAAAAAAGCATAGGAGCAAAACCGAGATGATACAAAGCGATTTCGATGCCAACACAGAGAGTTCTTCAACGGCAACAGCCCCTTACATTGCAGTCCATATGAGGGTAGAAATAGACTGGATGATTCACTGTAAGAAGTTAGAGCAACGATCAGGCGTAAACCAAATATGTAGTAGCAAACAAGAAATCATAGAAAGAGTGGGGAACATTGTCAGCTCAGAATCTCCCACTGTTGTGTATCTTGCTGTTGCCGATAGTCTCCTCAATGATTCTTCAATATTGAGTGGTTGGAAGAAAGGGTTGCTTCCTTTTGAGAAGAAGAAATTAGGTGTTGATGGGATTTACAAGAAGCATCCATATCTAATTCAGTCGGCAATCGACTATGAGGTGTGCTCGAGGGCCGATATTTTTGTTGGCAACAGTTTTTCCACATTTTCTAGCCTCGTAGTTCTTGAGAGAACACAAAAGATGAAGAGAATGGGCATCACAAGGTCATGCGACATCGATGTTAGGTGGCCGTCTTATGCGTACAACATATTAGGGGAATCAAACGGTCCTCAGAAATGGATGACTAACATGTCTGATTCAACTCTCCAAGCAATTAGTTATGGTTCTAATGCAATCACATGTTGA